A window of Pusillimonas sp. T7-7 contains these coding sequences:
- the holB gene encoding DNA polymerase III subunit delta' yields MSDFVSFLPWQQEQATRWLGQRERFAHAWLIHGLPGIGKRQFALAAGASLLCEAPETGYACGHCAACLWLKSGSHPDLRRIRPESLAQEEGAVSATADDSAPVGAAAKKQPSKEIKVEQLRSLHTWFNTATHRGGWRVAILYPARAMNAITANALLKVLEEPPAHTIFLLVADAPDRLLPTLVSRCRRLPLAAPSKEESLLWLKSEGVADAGPWLAAAGGAPLLARQLAQSGHSPYPDWLVQLLDDVIAMPAPDIGPLADQIESQAPEIWIDTLQRAFLDLLLASSGAPIRYFPSLEKQMAAVAGRAAPSRLAETAKWLAQQRAVAGHPLNAKLFVHSALQRAVLACAPAK; encoded by the coding sequence ATGAGTGATTTTGTATCTTTCCTGCCCTGGCAACAGGAACAGGCCACACGCTGGCTGGGACAGCGCGAACGCTTTGCTCACGCTTGGTTAATACACGGGCTGCCAGGGATAGGTAAACGACAGTTCGCCCTGGCTGCCGGAGCCAGTCTCCTGTGCGAAGCACCAGAGACTGGGTATGCCTGTGGCCATTGCGCAGCCTGCCTCTGGCTGAAAAGTGGGAGCCATCCCGATCTGCGGCGCATCCGGCCCGAGTCGTTGGCGCAAGAGGAAGGCGCAGTCAGCGCCACGGCAGACGACTCCGCGCCTGTCGGCGCCGCTGCCAAGAAGCAGCCCTCCAAAGAGATCAAGGTGGAGCAGTTGCGGTCGCTGCATACCTGGTTCAATACCGCCACCCACAGAGGCGGCTGGCGTGTAGCCATCCTGTATCCTGCGCGGGCAATGAACGCCATTACGGCCAATGCCTTGCTGAAGGTGCTGGAAGAGCCGCCCGCGCATACTATTTTCTTGCTTGTGGCCGATGCGCCCGACCGTTTGCTGCCGACTCTGGTGTCGCGCTGCCGCCGTCTGCCTTTGGCGGCGCCTAGTAAAGAAGAAAGCCTGCTGTGGCTGAAAAGCGAAGGCGTTGCGGATGCCGGGCCATGGCTGGCGGCCGCGGGCGGTGCGCCCCTGCTGGCCAGGCAGCTGGCACAGTCCGGCCATAGCCCCTATCCGGATTGGTTGGTACAGTTACTGGACGATGTCATCGCCATGCCAGCCCCCGATATCGGGCCGCTGGCCGATCAGATTGAGTCGCAAGCTCCTGAAATATGGATAGACACCCTGCAACGGGCCTTTCTTGACTTGTTGCTGGCATCAAGCGGCGCTCCGATACGCTATTTTCCGTCACTGGAAAAGCAAATGGCAGCCGTGGCCGGCCGTGCCGCACCCAGCCGGCTTGCCGAAACGGCAAAATGGCTGGCCCAACAACGTGCGGTGGCGGGCCATCCCTTGAATGCCAAGCTGTTTGTACACAGCGCCCTGCAACGTGCCGTGCTGGCTTGTGCCCCGGCAAAGTAA
- a CDS encoding RsiV family protein, whose product MHFKPVFRLALTAVAIGVLAACSSGPSANISRIPVATDQQTSKEGLFIQEVKWKHAKPDCEGDCPTLELDSIVFPGVPKLTELVDHALAMMTGIGDSGPPSYFTIAEYEDYFWKTAAPRDSALLSAKTRYRNRTLTVIELNSWQYITGAAHGISATQFLNWDNSIDKVLSLERILQAGQYDAYVAALKQAHSTWRASHPDAQRDIETFNRMWPFQVSENFGFTDQGLVVKYDSYQLAPYSSGQPELLIPYASLQGILRPEFIPPAPK is encoded by the coding sequence ATGCATTTCAAACCCGTTTTCCGCCTTGCCCTGACTGCCGTTGCCATCGGTGTGCTTGCCGCTTGCTCAAGCGGGCCTTCCGCGAATATTTCCAGGATACCGGTCGCCACCGACCAGCAAACCAGCAAAGAGGGCTTGTTCATCCAAGAGGTCAAATGGAAACATGCCAAGCCTGACTGCGAGGGAGACTGCCCTACGCTTGAGCTTGATTCCATCGTGTTCCCCGGAGTGCCCAAACTTACCGAGCTGGTTGATCATGCACTGGCCATGATGACAGGCATAGGCGACAGCGGCCCGCCCTCGTATTTCACCATCGCAGAATACGAAGATTATTTCTGGAAAACAGCGGCGCCGCGCGACTCTGCGCTGCTGTCCGCCAAAACACGCTACCGTAATCGAACCCTGACGGTGATCGAGCTGAACAGCTGGCAATACATCACAGGCGCGGCGCATGGGATTTCAGCCACTCAGTTTCTGAATTGGGACAACAGCATCGATAAGGTCCTAAGCCTGGAAAGGATTCTTCAAGCAGGTCAGTACGATGCTTATGTGGCCGCCTTGAAGCAGGCGCACTCGACTTGGCGCGCGTCCCATCCCGATGCTCAGCGCGATATCGAAACGTTTAATCGCATGTGGCCGTTTCAAGTTAGTGAAAACTTCGGTTTTACCGACCAGGGGCTGGTCGTTAAATACGACTCTTATCAGCTTGCCCCCTATTCTTCCGGTCAGCCAGAGCTGCTGATCCCCTATGCCTCGCTACAAGGCATATTGCGCCCGGAATTCATACCCCCCGCTCCCAAATAA
- the mmsB gene encoding 3-hydroxyisobutyrate dehydrogenase has product MSRIAFIGLGNMGGPMALNLLKAGHELVVFDLSASALKAAADAGATTASSAQEAVKGSDAVVTMLPASKHVEGLYLGDSALLDHIASGTLVMECSTIAPESARKVAEAARAKGIRMIDAPVSGGTGGAVAGTLTFIVGGEADDLQAAMPYLEKMGKNIFHAGAAGAGQVAKICNNMLLGILMAGTSEALALGAANGLDPKVLSDIIAKSSGRNWATELYNPWPGVMEHAPASKNYAGGFGVDLMLKDLGLAAESALNSRASAPLGELARNLYSLHSAQGNGGLDFSSILNLYKK; this is encoded by the coding sequence ATGAGTCGTATCGCATTTATTGGCTTGGGCAATATGGGCGGCCCCATGGCCTTGAACTTGCTCAAGGCCGGGCACGAATTGGTGGTATTTGACCTGAGCGCCTCGGCGCTCAAGGCTGCGGCCGATGCCGGCGCCACAACCGCCTCGTCAGCTCAAGAGGCTGTTAAAGGCTCAGATGCCGTGGTGACCATGCTGCCGGCCAGCAAACACGTCGAGGGCTTGTACCTGGGCGATTCCGCCTTGCTGGATCATATTGCCTCGGGCACGCTGGTAATGGAGTGCAGCACCATAGCGCCTGAGTCTGCTCGAAAAGTCGCCGAAGCTGCGCGTGCGAAAGGGATACGCATGATCGACGCACCGGTTTCAGGCGGCACCGGCGGCGCCGTGGCTGGAACCCTGACGTTTATTGTGGGCGGCGAGGCCGACGACCTACAAGCCGCAATGCCTTATCTGGAAAAAATGGGCAAGAATATTTTTCATGCCGGTGCCGCAGGCGCAGGCCAGGTCGCCAAAATCTGCAATAACATGCTGCTGGGCATACTGATGGCAGGCACTTCTGAAGCGCTTGCGCTGGGCGCAGCCAATGGGCTCGACCCCAAGGTGCTATCTGACATTATTGCCAAAAGTTCCGGGCGCAACTGGGCAACCGAACTCTACAACCCGTGGCCGGGTGTCATGGAGCACGCACCAGCCTCCAAGAACTATGCAGGCGGATTTGGTGTAGACCTGATGCTCAAGGATCTGGGCCTGGCGGCAGAGTCGGCGCTCAACTCCCGCGCCTCTGCTCCCCTGGGCGAGCTGGCTCGCAACCTATATTCATTGCATAGCGCCCAGGGCAATGGCGGCCTTGATTTCTCCAGCATTTTGAATCTGTATAAGAAATAA
- a CDS encoding enoyl-CoA hydratase/isomerase family protein, translated as MNSPVLFDELVTADGRKVGLATLNSPQTLNGLSLDMCKLLAAQLRQWEDDTQIAMVVLRGAGDRAFCAGGDLHGIYKGMQDNSSGQAWDNTYAREFFDVEYRLDHHIHTYSKPLLCWGNGIVMGGGVGLMMGASHRVVTTTTRFAMPEISIGLFPDVGGTWMLSRLPGGIGLFLALTGAQLGASDCKLLGLADYALHTEGWDALLAAIQDSSWSGDRQQDDVTLHALLLGLQVQDAIQAGPLQNHYSAIRQACDGADFDGICTNITAWKESEDPWLKRAATTFLAGSPGSARLSFSLLRRVRLMSLADVFRQEYIVSLQCGVQGDLQEGIRALLIDKDKQPKWSPASLDEASDAWVQRFFVAPWPADLAHPLADLGRQASA; from the coding sequence ATGAATTCCCCGGTCTTGTTCGACGAACTGGTTACGGCCGATGGCCGCAAGGTGGGCCTGGCCACGCTGAATAGTCCGCAAACCCTGAACGGCCTGTCGCTTGATATGTGCAAGCTGCTGGCGGCCCAACTGCGGCAATGGGAGGACGACACGCAAATTGCCATGGTGGTCTTGCGAGGGGCGGGCGACAGGGCATTTTGTGCCGGCGGCGATCTGCACGGCATATACAAGGGCATGCAAGACAACAGCAGCGGGCAAGCCTGGGACAACACCTATGCCCGCGAATTCTTCGATGTGGAATACCGGCTCGACCACCACATTCATACTTATTCCAAACCCTTGCTGTGCTGGGGCAACGGCATTGTGATGGGTGGCGGGGTAGGCTTGATGATGGGGGCCAGCCATCGTGTGGTGACCACTACCACGCGGTTTGCCATGCCGGAAATTTCGATAGGCCTTTTCCCCGATGTCGGTGGCACCTGGATGCTGTCGCGCTTGCCCGGAGGCATAGGCCTGTTTCTGGCGCTTACCGGCGCACAGCTGGGCGCAAGCGATTGCAAGCTGCTGGGCCTGGCCGACTATGCGCTGCATACAGAAGGGTGGGATGCTCTCCTGGCGGCCATCCAGGATTCGTCCTGGAGCGGCGATCGCCAGCAAGACGACGTGACGCTGCACGCTTTGCTGCTTGGCTTGCAAGTCCAGGACGCCATACAGGCGGGCCCGCTGCAAAACCACTATTCAGCAATACGGCAAGCTTGTGATGGCGCCGATTTTGACGGAATCTGCACCAATATCACCGCCTGGAAAGAAAGCGAAGATCCCTGGTTGAAACGCGCGGCCACAACCTTTCTGGCGGGTTCGCCCGGCTCTGCACGCCTTAGCTTTTCACTGCTGCGCCGTGTACGGCTGATGTCGCTGGCCGATGTCTTCCGCCAGGAATATATTGTATCTTTGCAGTGCGGCGTGCAGGGCGATCTGCAGGAAGGCATACGCGCCTTGCTTATCGACAAAGACAAACAGCCAAAATGGTCGCCAGCCTCGCTGGACGAGGCCTCCGATGCGTGGGTACAGCGCTTTTTCGTCGCCCCGTGGCCGGCCGATCTGGCTCATCCGCTGGCTGATCTTGGCCGCCAGGCCAGTGCCTGA
- a CDS encoding glutathione peroxidase gives MTSVYAFSAVALDGETIDFSRYQGKVLLIVNVASECGFTPQYEGLEALYQSYRDQGFVVLGFPCNQFGHQEPGDSAQIASFCTQQYGVTFPLFEKIEVNGPGSHPLYAWLKTEKSGVLGSQSIKWNFTKFLLGRDGQVLQRYGSTTKPGAMRRDIEKALEKGNT, from the coding sequence ATGACATCGGTGTATGCCTTTTCCGCGGTTGCGCTTGATGGCGAAACCATAGACTTTTCCCGCTATCAGGGCAAGGTCCTGTTGATCGTGAATGTAGCGTCGGAATGTGGCTTCACGCCGCAATACGAGGGTCTGGAAGCACTCTATCAAAGCTATCGCGACCAGGGCTTCGTCGTGCTTGGTTTCCCCTGCAATCAGTTTGGCCATCAGGAGCCGGGCGACTCCGCGCAGATCGCCAGCTTCTGCACACAACAGTATGGCGTCACATTCCCATTGTTTGAAAAAATAGAGGTCAACGGCCCTGGTTCCCACCCTCTGTATGCCTGGCTCAAGACGGAAAAATCCGGCGTGCTGGGAAGCCAGAGCATCAAGTGGAATTTCACCAAGTTCCTGCTCGGCCGCGATGGCCAGGTCTTGCAGCGCTATGGCTCCACCACCAAGCCCGGAGCGATGCGCCGCGATATTGAAAAGGCACTCGAAAAAGGAAACACATGA
- a CDS encoding ankyrin repeat domain-containing protein, giving the protein MPFTQPATPNQKSCKYKASGFFRVLVQVLAGLLLCGAAHAANPESWWVDIANDRVAKIQNALARGADPNELSPDGQPAIMQAIRDGAWKVYDVLAAYPKTVRNAININRETPLMYLAVMGQTQRAQDLINRGALVNRLGWTPLQYAASKGHLDTVKMLIANKAIVNAPGPDGTTALMMAAYGGNEAVVQYLLDAGADVTMKTTQQYDAARWARLKKHNELADKLDALSAKVLAQRGGGAAGSTTDAAQAPASSAGKTTTNSSTSRYFDLDRFNEEATP; this is encoded by the coding sequence ATGCCGTTTACGCAGCCAGCCACGCCAAATCAGAAAAGTTGCAAATATAAGGCCAGTGGTTTTTTTCGGGTGCTGGTGCAAGTCCTGGCGGGCTTGCTGCTTTGCGGCGCCGCGCATGCCGCCAACCCCGAAAGCTGGTGGGTGGACATCGCCAATGATAGGGTTGCCAAAATTCAAAACGCCCTGGCCCGTGGGGCAGATCCCAATGAGCTCAGCCCCGATGGGCAGCCAGCCATCATGCAGGCCATACGCGATGGCGCCTGGAAGGTTTACGACGTATTGGCTGCTTATCCCAAAACAGTACGCAATGCCATCAACATAAATCGTGAAACGCCGCTCATGTATCTGGCTGTGATGGGTCAAACCCAGCGTGCCCAGGACTTGATCAATCGGGGTGCGCTGGTCAATCGCCTGGGGTGGACACCGCTGCAATACGCTGCTTCGAAGGGGCATCTGGACACTGTAAAAATGCTGATCGCCAACAAGGCTATCGTCAATGCGCCAGGCCCTGACGGCACGACGGCACTGATGATGGCAGCTTACGGCGGTAATGAGGCCGTTGTGCAGTATCTGCTGGACGCCGGCGCAGACGTCACCATGAAAACCACGCAGCAATACGATGCTGCGCGATGGGCGCGCTTGAAGAAGCATAATGAGCTGGCAGACAAGCTCGACGCCTTGTCCGCCAAGGTGTTGGCACAGCGCGGGGGCGGCGCCGCAGGCTCCACGACAGATGCGGCGCAGGCCCCGGCAAGCAGCGCCGGCAAAACCACTACGAATAGCTCGACTTCCCGCTATTTCGATCTGGATCGCTTTAACGAAGAGGCCACGCCCTGA
- a CDS encoding peroxiredoxin, whose product MKFTRLSLFRLLALPVLACLLQGTAVAQLKPGAPAPDFTLEATLAGEAFEFSLNEALKQGPVVLYFYPAAFTKGCTIEAHNFAEATDEYKSYGATVLGVSADNLEKLKEFSVSACRSKFAVAADPDAKVIKAYDANMAFRPNMAGRISYVITPDHKIYYEFSSSNPDDHVPNTMAAVKQWALDGKVQ is encoded by the coding sequence ATGAAATTCACCCGTTTATCGCTGTTCCGCCTGCTTGCATTGCCGGTGTTGGCCTGCCTGTTGCAGGGCACTGCTGTGGCTCAGTTAAAGCCTGGTGCGCCGGCGCCCGACTTTACGCTGGAAGCCACCCTGGCCGGCGAGGCCTTTGAGTTCTCCCTGAACGAGGCCCTGAAACAAGGTCCTGTTGTTCTTTATTTTTACCCCGCTGCGTTCACCAAGGGCTGCACCATCGAAGCGCACAACTTTGCCGAAGCCACTGACGAGTACAAATCTTATGGCGCCACGGTGCTGGGTGTATCGGCCGACAACCTCGAAAAACTCAAGGAGTTTTCGGTTAGCGCCTGCCGCAGCAAATTCGCCGTGGCCGCAGACCCGGATGCCAAGGTGATCAAAGCCTACGATGCCAATATGGCATTCCGCCCCAATATGGCTGGCCGTATTTCTTATGTCATTACTCCCGACCACAAGATCTATTATGAGTTCAGCAGTTCGAATCCGGACGATCACGTTCCGAACACCATGGCGGCCGTCAAACAGTGGGCGTTAGATGGTAAAGTGCAATGA
- a CDS encoding folate-binding protein YgfZ has product MSSSFFATSLSDLAVIEISGADAASFLHGQLSHDISSLLPGQAHLAGYCTAKGRLLGSMVVWPVSGAEVPTLRALIKADIAESVVKRLSMFVLRAKAKLSVTQTPVLGLSLAVDADSRQNIAPAQPTGAQAGAILAEQAATLPKNPLPFTVIYTEAGDWISAVGAEGEPVRWWLAAASAVDADYFPDTGEAGRSAWQAADIAAGLPWVQAATQDVFIPQTLNLDLIDGVSFTKGCYPGQEVVARSHYRGTVKRRTAYGVVQDGPDIDVDALPGIDTFDAKRPDNPAGRIVNAARMASASQGSEKPATGAIHVLMEVQLADLAQVDFRLGSASGPVIELRPLPYDIEAP; this is encoded by the coding sequence ATGAGTTCTTCATTTTTTGCCACCTCGCTTTCCGATCTTGCCGTCATTGAAATCAGCGGCGCCGACGCCGCCTCGTTTCTGCATGGTCAGTTAAGCCACGATATCAGCAGCCTGCTTCCTGGCCAGGCTCATCTGGCCGGATACTGTACGGCCAAGGGCCGGCTGTTGGGCAGCATGGTGGTTTGGCCGGTGTCCGGCGCCGAAGTTCCCACCCTGCGCGCCTTGATCAAGGCCGACATTGCCGAATCCGTAGTCAAACGGCTTTCCATGTTTGTCCTGAGGGCCAAGGCCAAGCTCAGTGTTACCCAAACCCCGGTGTTGGGATTAAGCCTGGCCGTCGACGCCGATAGCCGCCAAAATATTGCGCCGGCCCAGCCTACAGGCGCCCAAGCCGGTGCAATCCTGGCAGAGCAGGCCGCCACGCTGCCCAAGAATCCATTGCCTTTCACCGTTATATACACTGAAGCTGGCGACTGGATATCCGCCGTCGGGGCCGAAGGCGAGCCCGTACGCTGGTGGCTGGCTGCAGCAAGCGCCGTCGATGCTGATTATTTTCCTGACACAGGTGAAGCAGGCCGTTCTGCCTGGCAGGCTGCCGATATTGCCGCCGGCCTGCCCTGGGTGCAGGCTGCCACCCAAGACGTCTTCATCCCGCAAACTCTGAATCTTGACCTGATCGACGGCGTCAGCTTCACCAAGGGCTGCTATCCCGGCCAGGAAGTCGTGGCCCGCAGCCATTACCGAGGCACAGTCAAGCGACGCACGGCTTACGGTGTGGTTCAAGACGGCCCGGACATTGACGTTGACGCCTTGCCTGGCATCGACACCTTCGACGCCAAACGCCCCGATAATCCTGCGGGGCGCATCGTCAATGCAGCACGAATGGCAAGTGCCAGCCAGGGCAGCGAAAAGCCCGCCACCGGGGCTATTCACGTTCTGATGGAAGTGCAGCTGGCTGATCTGGCCCAGGTGGACTTTCGCCTGGGCAGCGCCAGCGGGCCGGTTATTGAGCTGCGCCCTCTGCCCTACGACATTGAGGCGCCGTAG
- the mltG gene encoding endolytic transglycosylase MltG: protein MLMKKLKLIVLYLLLAAALAATVVSAVAWYWVGQPVTLDSDRIDYLVEPGSRPRTIAQTMNKAGIHVNEDAFVILARLTGQDKQLQAGAYEAVQGDSPRVLLERMASGDMTQTRLTLVEGWSYKRIRKALQDNPEVGQTLEGVSDEELLQRLGITSTSPEGMFYPDTYVFAPGTSDFHILRRAYHAQQEMLETLWNERDPNLPLKTPYDALILASIVEKETGHSADRGRVAGVFVNRLRLGMPLQTDPTVIYGMGDAYQGRIRRKDLTTDTPWNTYTRSGLPPTPIASPGRASLLATLHPETHKFLYFVSRGDGTSEFSTNLASHNRAVAKYILKRGS, encoded by the coding sequence ATGCTCATGAAAAAACTCAAGTTAATCGTTCTATATTTGTTGTTGGCTGCGGCTCTGGCCGCCACAGTGGTAAGCGCTGTCGCCTGGTACTGGGTCGGACAGCCCGTAACGCTGGACAGCGACCGCATCGACTACCTGGTCGAGCCCGGCAGCCGGCCCCGCACGATCGCCCAAACCATGAATAAGGCCGGCATCCATGTCAATGAAGATGCCTTCGTCATATTGGCGCGCCTTACAGGCCAGGACAAGCAGTTACAGGCAGGCGCCTACGAAGCTGTTCAAGGCGATTCCCCCCGTGTGCTGCTGGAGCGCATGGCCAGCGGCGACATGACGCAAACTCGCCTGACCCTGGTAGAAGGCTGGAGCTACAAACGTATACGCAAAGCCCTGCAAGACAATCCTGAAGTCGGACAGACCCTGGAAGGAGTGTCGGATGAGGAGCTGCTGCAGCGCCTGGGCATTACATCAACCAGCCCCGAGGGGATGTTTTACCCTGATACCTATGTATTTGCACCGGGCACATCCGATTTCCACATCTTGCGGCGTGCCTATCATGCCCAGCAGGAAATGCTGGAGACGCTCTGGAACGAACGCGACCCGAATCTGCCCCTGAAAACCCCGTACGACGCATTGATTCTGGCTTCCATCGTGGAAAAGGAAACCGGGCACAGCGCCGATCGTGGCCGCGTTGCAGGGGTGTTCGTTAACCGGCTGCGGCTGGGCATGCCGCTGCAGACCGATCCCACCGTGATCTACGGGATGGGGGATGCTTATCAGGGCAGGATACGCAGAAAAGACCTCACGACCGATACACCCTGGAATACTTATACACGCAGCGGCCTGCCTCCGACGCCAATCGCCAGTCCGGGACGCGCTTCACTTTTGGCCACGCTGCATCCTGAAACACACAAGTTCTTGTACTTTGTGTCCCGGGGCGACGGTACCAGCGAGTTTTCAACCAATCTGGCCTCTCATAATCGTGCTGTCGCCAAGTACATACTAAAACGAGGCAGTTGA
- the tmk gene encoding dTMP kinase: MNKGLMIVVDGGNGAGKGTCLHDIEAFLSGLGLEVVMTREPGGTAIGEQIREILLDKSAVEMCDVTELMLFAAARAQHVRQKIVPAINAGKVVVSDRFDSATISFQHYARGLDLELINSLNDIAVAGLRPDFTIILDLDPAVGLQRVASRGSDFDRLEKENLSFLERARQGYIKQALADPQRFATVDASQSFDQVRHEVLQLVEQVIARHKQTSHE, encoded by the coding sequence ATGAACAAGGGCCTGATGATTGTTGTCGACGGAGGCAATGGCGCCGGAAAAGGCACTTGCTTGCACGACATCGAGGCGTTTCTGAGCGGACTGGGGCTGGAAGTCGTCATGACACGCGAGCCTGGTGGCACAGCCATAGGCGAGCAAATCCGCGAAATCCTGCTGGATAAGTCCGCTGTTGAAATGTGCGACGTAACGGAGTTGATGTTGTTTGCCGCTGCGCGGGCGCAGCATGTGCGCCAGAAGATTGTTCCAGCCATCAATGCCGGCAAGGTTGTTGTTTCCGATCGTTTTGACTCGGCAACCATCAGTTTCCAGCACTACGCGCGGGGGCTGGACCTTGAGCTGATCAATAGCCTTAATGATATTGCCGTGGCGGGCCTGAGGCCCGATTTCACCATCATTCTGGATCTCGATCCAGCAGTCGGCCTGCAGCGGGTGGCATCGCGTGGCAGTGATTTTGATCGTCTTGAAAAAGAAAATCTTTCATTCCTCGAGCGCGCCCGACAGGGCTATATAAAACAGGCCTTGGCTGATCCACAGCGTTTCGCCACTGTTGACGCCTCGCAGTCGTTCGATCAGGTTCGCCACGAGGTCTTGCAACTGGTCGAGCAAGTGATCGCCAGACACAAGCAAACAAGCCATGAGTGA
- a CDS encoding glutathione binding-like protein, whose product MIDLHYWTTPNGHKITLFLEEAGLPYTLFPVNIGKGDQFQADFLKISPNNRIPAIVDHAPADGAEPQSVFESGAILLYLAEKTGQFLPNSLRGRTEVLQWLFWQMGGLGPMAGQNHHFNTYAQDKIPYAIDRYVRETGRLYGVLNKQLADREFIAHEYSIADMACYPWIVPHERQAQDLNDFPHLKRWFDAIAARPATRRAYEKAEQINTTPSVHDEASRKLLFGQDASTIK is encoded by the coding sequence ATGATAGATTTACATTACTGGACCACCCCGAATGGGCACAAGATCACCTTGTTTCTGGAAGAAGCCGGGCTGCCCTACACCCTCTTTCCCGTCAACATCGGCAAGGGCGATCAGTTCCAAGCCGATTTCCTGAAAATATCGCCCAATAACCGTATACCCGCCATCGTCGACCACGCGCCTGCAGACGGTGCGGAACCCCAGTCTGTCTTCGAGTCAGGCGCCATTTTGCTGTATTTGGCAGAAAAAACCGGCCAGTTCCTGCCCAATTCGCTGCGCGGGCGTACCGAGGTGCTGCAGTGGTTGTTCTGGCAAATGGGCGGGCTGGGGCCCATGGCCGGCCAGAACCACCACTTCAATACTTACGCCCAAGACAAAATCCCCTATGCCATCGACCGCTATGTACGTGAAACAGGCCGTTTATATGGCGTATTGAACAAGCAGCTGGCCGACCGTGAATTCATTGCGCACGAATACTCCATTGCCGACATGGCGTGCTATCCCTGGATAGTGCCTCACGAGCGCCAGGCTCAGGACCTTAACGATTTTCCACACCTCAAGCGCTGGTTCGACGCCATTGCCGCACGGCCCGCCACCCGGCGCGCCTACGAAAAGGCCGAACAGATCAATACCACGCCCTCGGTCCATGATGAAGCATCCCGCAAACTGCTGTTTGGTCAAGACGCCAGCACCATAAAATGA
- a CDS encoding TatD family hydrolase — MFVDSHCHLNFPELAENLPEILGRMVQNQVTHALVVSVNMPDWPGLMDLVAPHDHLYASVGVHPDYEDTPEPTVDQLCELAQSPKVVAIGETGLDYFRLSEPLEWQRERFRTHIRASRQSGLPLIIHTRAASVDTLRIMKEEGADEIGGVMHCFTESWEVAQAAMDLNFYISLSGIVTFKKAHDLQELAAKLPLDRLLIETDSPYLAPVPHRGKTNDPSKVMHVAEKIAELKGLPSSEIATHSTNNFFNLFKKIER, encoded by the coding sequence ATGTTTGTAGATTCCCATTGTCATTTGAACTTTCCCGAGCTGGCTGAAAACCTGCCTGAAATCCTGGGCCGCATGGTCCAAAACCAGGTTACCCATGCTTTGGTTGTCAGCGTCAATATGCCGGACTGGCCAGGACTGATGGACTTGGTGGCGCCTCACGATCATCTGTATGCATCAGTAGGGGTGCACCCCGATTACGAAGACACCCCTGAACCTACTGTGGATCAACTATGTGAGCTGGCACAATCCCCCAAGGTGGTGGCCATCGGAGAAACGGGGCTGGACTATTTCCGATTGTCCGAACCACTGGAATGGCAGCGCGAGCGCTTCCGTACACACATCAGAGCCAGCCGGCAGAGTGGTTTGCCGCTTATTATCCATACCCGCGCCGCCAGCGTCGATACCTTGCGTATCATGAAAGAAGAGGGGGCCGACGAGATCGGCGGCGTCATGCACTGCTTTACAGAATCCTGGGAAGTGGCTCAGGCTGCCATGGACTTGAATTTCTATATTTCGCTCTCGGGTATCGTTACCTTCAAAAAAGCCCACGATTTGCAGGAACTTGCCGCCAAGCTGCCCTTGGATCGCTTGCTGATTGAAACGGATTCCCCTTATCTGGCGCCAGTGCCTCATCGAGGAAAAACCAATGATCCATCCAAAGTGATGCATGTGGCAGAGAAAATAGCAGAGCTTAAAGGCTTGCCTTCATCTGAAATAGCAACACACTCAACAAATAACTTCTTTAATCTTTTCAAGAAGATAGAAAGATAA